AACGCCCTTGTGTCCTAACAGTTTCGTTTAGGCGTGGAGCTGGCATAGTAATCGTTCAGTGATTAGCAGTCCTCGCGGATCAAGGTCTAGATGGCATTCCAACCACGGGGGAATCAAAGCATCATTGTTGACCAGAGACGCAGAAACGGAAAACCAGATCTGCCCGGTGGAAAGCTGCTGCTTTTTTACACAGGCCGCTACTGTGTTGGGAAGGAGGCAGCTGGGACTTTATGCTCGGACCTGGGAGCGTGTAGCAGAATTTATATGGCATCATTTATACAGCTGCCAACACTCTGCTGTTCTGGGTTTCTGGCCCAATAACCTGGGACATATAAATAAACCCATATGGTTGTTTTAACAATATGAATGATGGCCCTGGCAATGATGGCAGTTGGAAAAGGCAACCCGTCATTTagtgtagggctgcaactaacgattcaTTTCATTATcgattaatctgctgattatttcttaatttttatcagatcgggtagcggatctgtagttccactGAGACAgcggtaatggacaattccgcttccaacctgtagggggaccaaagaggaaaagtctTTTGGTGTTGCTTTAGTCAGTTCATTGTTTGGTCTATGTAATGtcagaaaactgaaaaatatctCAGGTCCCATTAGAAACATCCCAGTTTCTCAAAGTCcaaaaagacattcagtttaatatggtatcaaaaagaaaagagcaggaAACCTCCATATTTAAGAGGctgaaaacataattttgtaatttttgcatGAAAAGTACTTTATCGATTAACAGAATAGTTGCCAGTGATGTTTTTGTCGATCaactaattgttgcagctctgaTTTATTGTTAAACCAGAATCTGTGTGATGGGTACTGAATTAGACTGCAGGGATTTAAAGGTAAGGTAGCCTATATTCCAGAAACAATAGCCCATCATTGTTGTGAGATATGCATATTTCCCCACAATTACCCAGAGGTTAGTATGGTACTGTTTATTACGAAGCAACAGTGTTATGTCTCATCTGTTACAGTGCATTCAAACACACCACACATGAAATCAGACACACCTGCATCCCTCTCAAGGTTGCATTCTCGTATGGGTCATGACGCATTAATGTTGTAAAATTCCAAAAGGTGTAGCCTAAACATTTTTGGTAATGGAAGGTCTATGTGATGCAGACAAAAGTcagaagagcagaggagagaggagggggaccCACCTTGTCTGTGGACCACTGGGTGTAGGAGCTGCCTGAGTCCAGATCCACAGCCGCAGTGCTCGTACTATGGCACGGACACATGTGTTGATACAGTGGGCTGTTATAGCCTGATAACCTCTGCTGTCACCGCCTAGTTCCACTGGCACTCCGTTACCACCTCTCATACAAACGCACCGGGcttaaagaaaaaactacaaacatgtTTAGTCGTCCTGCTCACTCCTGTCTGTCCTGTGTGTATTAGCTAATGTGTCTGCTCAGCTCCTGCGTTTCGTTTCCATCCAGGAAGCTGAGGCTGCTCTCTGGTGAGCTCCACTCTCGACTACTCCTGCTGgttattttactgtattcaTGCTGCTTTCAGGCGCAGTCGGAAATATGGTAGTCACGGTGTGAGCGACACAGGAACGACTACTAGGAAGCCTATGGGAACCCTATGGTAAATGGTTACCAGAATTATTTTAACTATtaactaaatacataaataaataataggcCTACTGTTAAAAATCAAGTTAAAAAAGGAGTAGACCTTAAACGCGTTTACAagtcatttaaattatttaactaTCAAGAATTATGCTGCGTATCAGACACAGTTTTTCATGTACCCCTGAAGACCGTAAATTACGACTGGTAGCGTTAAAAGTCCCgacaaacccttctagctagtATAGTGTTAGCTAGCGGCTACCTTACGTTGACGTTAGCTGGCGCTAGCTGATACTAGCGATTGTGAGTCTGTGACATATTTCAGGCTACGTTTATTAAACATAAATTGTAGTAGTACACAATtgtatgtgtattattttgattacaatgtgaAGAATTACTTTACATTGTCTGtttatatctatttatttatatttctctccGTTAATCACCTGCGTCTGTCCAGCATCAACAGGGGTCGCTattgttgttaatgtgtgtgtgacgtcaaaaactgtaataaaatataataaaataataataataaatgtgagttaaaaaaattaataaaaagtacaaaataaaaaagtatagaAAGTATtctcattatttaaaaaatgcatgcgAAAACAATAATACTatattaggaaaaaaaaggaaaaaaatgaaaacgtaaACATCGGTCCCCTCAAGTAGTAGCCTACTTCCGAGACacaaacacctgtttcctggttgAAAGCAAGAAActagaaattatgttttaattgtcATAAGTGAGAGCCTTGTGTCTTGGGTGAAAGCCTTGTATGTTCAAACAGCCTGTAGCCTAAGTAAATAATCTAGTTTTGCTTAcatccatttgttttattaatcctACACACTGTACAGTTTAACGTAGGGTAGGCCTGTTTGGAATTAGGAATATACGAGGTGCATTTGAAAGCATCAGAACGAGGGCGCTAGGGAAGAATTCCAACAACGACTAAAAAATAGCCAATGTGTCTAAACTTCAGAAGATACTTGTCTGAAGTAAATATGTCGCATATTCTAATATTAAATAGTAGTTGCAGTGTTATTGTTGTGTCAGTCACTGGCAAAACACTGAAAGTCCTTtagcggaggaaggtctggcaaagcgaaaCTACACACAAACTCAGTCTCGTGCAAGCGTTTGCAGGTCCAAAACACGCAAAGTGACGTACACTCCCACGCTGTCTAAACAACATGAAGGGACTTCGAGAGAGGCCGACCTGGTGAGACGGAAATTCCCATGCACTGGGGCTTTCCTGGACCATTTTGTTTGCCTATATCAGTTGTTGTTAGTCgcttttaaaattataattcgAATGAAGTTAGAATGATGGACGAGTCTGACCCCCTAGCTCCGAGTCGCTTTAATGACAGCAAgttaaaagtgaaagaaaaaacgCCGTTAAATCAGGTAAgatatttcttttatatttccCCGACACCTGCTTAATATTTTCCCCATTTGTACCAGAGGTATTAGGTGTGGTCTTGTATAGCTTTCCCTAAtcgttttttaaaagtttaagtaAAACAACCTCAGAAGAACGTTCCAGAAGGTTAGCCGAAAGTTCCAAAATACTTTACTTTAGGCTACCTTCAGAGAACCTTAGGGGTGTGTTTGCTTTATTAAAGCTTTAACAAatctgaaagtgtgtttttaagacTATTTAGCCTCTCTATGATAActtaatatgtttttgtgaacaAACGTTTGTCTCCAACATAGTTCCAGTGATAGAAGAAAAGTCCCCAGTACATGACCTACTTTATAAAAACCTAGCCTGATCACCAGGTGGTCAAGCTgttgttttcacacaaacacctaCTCATACCATGAGAAGTTAGGTGGGAGATTTTGAAGCTAGGGGGATTTCTGACTACTTCTTTGCTTTATAGGTGATGACTTTTAAAGCCTCCAACATACAGAGACTGGTCCAGGTGGTGCAGAAGGTGGTGCAGAAGAGCTGCAGAACAGCCTGCCAGATGTTCTGCTGCCCCTTAGATACTCTGCTGTGTGAAAAGGTCACATGCTGTCCAGGTAAAAATTAATTTCTATAACATCAATCTTATTAATTTTATCTTGCTTCCATGCTATGGTCCAGACCATTTTTAGATGTGACTGTTATAGAGCATTTGTTTctcaataacataaaaaaaaacatttgaacacaCACGTGACACCAATATCCTCCCTGAGGCTATTTTGTGCCGCACAAGActattttgattggtttaaaagaaataccaataaacttgtttttcccccatcccagaacgctgtgtggactagccagaccctccttcgcagcgctgtggaggaaggtcttgcaaAGCAAGACTAAGTACATATAGGGACAGCTTAACAGagccgctagcatggctgtagactcttcaGTCTTGCTAAATTGGTAACATGTGTGCCAAAAGATTAACAAATGTAATGTTCACTATCTTTACAGGTGAACCTCATCAACCTACGGGGGATAAAACTACACAATGTAAGTTCAACTGTTCATGTTTGATTCTGTTTTAACAATAAACCGTTGGTTTATACCATCTCTTGGTTTGATCGTTTGTCGTTGTGGTttctttcaatttcttttttcttattctcATTTTTTACTAGCCTTGTACGCCATCCTAAACTTGCCACATTGCATTTCATGACAAATCAACCTTTGAATTTTTGAAACATACCAGTGCTTTTTACCATCATTTTATGTACAAAAGCTGCTTGTACAAACTAATCTGTTGACATGTTTTACATGAGTGAGGATAACTTTAACATCATCTGTGGACTGAGTAAATCAATGTTCATACAGCATTGTTGACAGCTTGTTTGCCACAAAATAACCTCAACCACTTTATTTGGTGGTGCCTTTTAATTGAGGCTTTCAGCAAAATGTTCAGGAACTTTGCGATTGTGACGCATTTCTGCTTTTACATCACTCTGGAACAACAACTTCCCATTCTCAtattctcttccttttttccccctttgtcTCCCTCGCCCACTCACAAACAGTGGCACTTCAGAATCCACCATCCACCATTTTGATTGTGAACATCAGCAACTCCACCTTGATCGACTGCGTCATCGGAAACGACGCCTACCAATCTGCGGCGGCTGAAAGTCGGCCTCTAATGCAGGAACCTGAGCGTCGAAGGCATGGTGAGTATCAGCCAAACCTGATTTTATAGCAATTTCTAGGAATTTAAAGCACTTTTAGCTACAGCTAATACTGTGCTTTGTAGGGATGGGACAATGGGCTTTTGTCCGAATTCGATTCTTTGACGACACATGGGTGCCGATTCGATTTGGGCTGCGATTCGATAGTattgcgatttttttttttttctccatctttaagaaaaaaaagtttaacaatCCATTTCTAGAGACATTTCTGAAACCtgattgttttctaaaaaagaatgcacatcacatgtcagtcagtcaattagtctgacatttattacatttgtaaataagtacataacatggattttctgcattttctgaaGTTTTGTCTGGCcgtaaaaaatgacaaaaaaagaaacaacacgactgcaaagagatgcaaaaccacacaaagagacaaaaaatatggggaatttttttaaatattttttttttataaaaacgtcttGTCTTCCACAAAGCTAGGGAAAACACTGCCCTATACATGAGAAgtaaaaacatctcatttgTTGATGTGTTACAGATCCGGCGAGGTGCAGCTGCAGCCCTGGACAGCAGGGGGCAGCACAGACCTctgctccccctcctccccctcctcctcctccccttgcATCCGCCCAGCCTCGGAGCATCAACATCCACAGCTCCCGTCTCAACTGTGTCATCATCGGAAACAACAACTACATGCACGCCGAGCAGATCCTCTCCACTGAAATGGAAGTACTGCGTGTGTGAagctttgacacacacacacacacatgcacacatgcacacacacacacactacactctCTATCAACACTGTCATCTGGAGGATCTAAGTATGAGAGAAAACATTCATAGTCTCcacaccactttttttttcttttttaaatttacattttagatttgtGTCGGTCTTTCATACCGACCTGTTATTAGTTTGACGATcgtgttttttatatttatttttggggtattttatttatttgacaggaaagatgaagacatgaagaacaagaggagagagagggaatgacatgcagcaaagtctGCCTCTTCTACTACTTCAGCATTATTTAAGGCCTCATTTAACAATGATTAAAATTAGCAATATATCTGTAATTAATTCATTGTGAAATTGTGattgtaagaaaagaaaatggaatcAAAGAATGGTTGGTTTATATGTTTATAAAAATAACCCAAGTGATCAATCAGCTCTGATTGTTTCAGCTGTTGTGTAGACCAACACTGCTGTCAGGGTTATGGATCTGGTCTTGGgcctgacatttaaaaatatagccGTTGTTCATCACAGTTCTACTCTTCATGTGTTGTAAGAGTGTCATTACGCACAAACAGACATCCTCCTCATCAGTCAAGGGCTTTCCTGTTTTGCAATGCGGGTTCTTCTGCTCCTCCGTCAGATGTGGGGACAGAAAGTTGGGAGCAGCTGGAAATTTTTACGTGGATGTGACGTTTTAGTGATTCATCTCCCTGTGATCATTTGATCTTTCCGATATTCTGACAGATTTACTCTGTTAGGGAAGACAACTGGCTACAGGATTTATTTGTTATGTGAATTATGTAATATATGATTGCATAGACATAGTGTATTTAAATACGGTGTCTGACTAAAATCTTTATCGTGTCACGATAAAGGTGTTgacttgtgttaaaatgtatggCCTATGGTCCTTAACAGTAGACTACCTAGTAGTGTTCATCGCTGGGAGCCATTTTGAGTTCTCACATTTATGCTGTACATAAAATATGGAATAAAAGGACTTTGAGTCAAGGTGCTACATATATGCTTATATGTGATATGATGTAATATGCTTCACGTGATCGTCACACAGTGTACTACTTATCTTGttcttctaaaatattttataagTTGAGTTTTCGATGTTGTTGTATACTATGtgtttgaaatgacaaaaatgtttttttcattataataaAGTACAAAGAAGAtacagagatttttttcttgtttacatCATTTCAATGACTCGGTGAAaacttatttcttctttttcttcttttcttccttcttctttcctttcttgaCTTCCTCTTTTTTAAAACTGCCGAGGCCCCGGCGGACCATGCAACCTCTCCACCAGGCCTGTAGCtacagggtcaaaggtcaaagacGAGGGTTCACAATCAGGGATCAGGGGCAGTATTAACTTTCTCTAATGCGTAGAAACTTTCTCTAATAcggtctttctttgttttgttaagaTAAGGAGAGTCAAGATAGGATATTTCTCAACTTGGTAATAAAGAAGCAAATCCTAACTAACTTCAGTGATCTCATCTTAATCCATGCTGTCTTATCTAAGGTCAGGAAATCCAAAATACTCAATCCAGTCTGTTACCTAGCAGCTGATGGTACACATTCTCATCTCGCCAAGCGAATCAATTTAGTTGTTTTACTCGTTAAACATACTGAAAGATACATCagtcttatttttttccagaaattTTAATGGGGTTGAGATAAAAATGAGGGGGCTTGAGCCACCCTAAAAGGGTCTAAAATTCTTTTCCGAGGCTATTTACAGAGGCAACGTttcctttcatgtttttcactgatcccagaatgctgtgtggactagccagaccctgtggaggaaggtcggGCATTGCGAGACCATTCATTAAccattaaacaaacaagcaggGAACAGAGTCCAAGATCTGGGATGAGTCCCATCCATTTAGAAAGGTCCCAAGCTAGGACATACCTTCGGCATTCCGCATAGGTGGGCAGCAGTGGACTTGTACTAGTTGCATAGTAACGATGTTTCGTGCATGGTTATGGGCACATGCAGCAACTTTCCTAGAATGAAACTGCTTGCACATCCGCACAACCGGTACATGCACAATCACAAGTCTGCGGCATCCACCTGCCAGGTTTTTGACTATGGGTCTGCCTGCCAGTGCCTGGCACTGCCTACTCTGTGTATAGGACCAACGATCTAACCTGCCAGTCGTCATTGTTTCACATCAACTGAAAGTTAGGGCAGTCCAATTGTTATCCTATTGACtgtataatattaatggacaaagcatctgGTTTGGGGAAATGATGAAGTGggttaaacctgcattctatctgaattccagcagaggGAGACTCAGTTTACAATGACTAAACAGGCAggtcactttggtcttgtcaatcgaacatttggaaacttttaaaaaggaaactttccatccagaatcttattggcatccatttcggcgtctcacgctcgccatccactcaaaacgtaacgttactactctttagccggctcgcaagcccaaacgacgtgtgtgcggcgtgcctgttgttttgtttccggtctagcgaGATCCGGCGGGTGTTGTAGTATTTCTAaagttactagttgttgcaacagcatgttaaaaatttacgaagtttgctaggccaaaaggaacgttaatcttgcaataaaaaaattgacgctgttaaaatgggtttgcgttaacgctgTTAATAAGGCATTTAACTGAAAGaactaaaataaagacatttacaccATAAagtgatgcagaaaaggcataAATTGTTGCAGAAATATTCACCAGAATGCCGAAAATGAAGTGTGTGATgtttaaaatttcaattttgctcaaaagtgaAGATCTCAACCCCCCCGACCAGGCAATGTTGAACCAAAAGTTACGCACTTGTGTATTTACCATGGTTACCAAACAGTAAGGATAGGACCTGCAAAATAGGACCTGTTTTTGTAACACAGCCCCTGGTCGACTGATCCGATAGGATGCATCTGAGTCGGGACCGGATGTTGTTACCTTGGTAGCAGATTTGGCCAGTGCCTGCTGTTGACGCAgtttctcctgctcctccttgtcctccttcaCCACCTGCTCCATCTCCCTGAACTGAACACAATTCAGCATCTCATTAACGTTAACCATCCTGCTCAGCATCGGCAGCTCTTCGCCGTGTCATGCTGTGCACTAGGAGCCGCTCACCATCCTCTTCATCTCCATCAGTCGGTCCAAATTCACGGTTCTTTTGCAGCACACGCTgttgagctgctgctccttctcGTGCAGCATCTGCGTGGTttgctgctgccactgctgcagctgctgctgcaactCCTGGAACAACAGcatttttgattcattttttgattaacatgtgttgttttttatgaacCTACAAAACATGCAATTCCGTTACAATATCAATGGATTCAGGTCCCATTATACAGTGTTCATTACAGCAGaagtccttttcttttttctagaGACAATCCAGTAATTCTTTCCTCAATATGTCTCTGCGAGACAACCAATAAGACATTCACCTCTCATGATCCCCTCCACATAAATACTAAGGATGCATTGATATGAAAAATAGATATGATGTCGATATTATCTGTCTAAAACAAGTTTCTATGATGATCATATTTTGTAAGTActgaaaaaacatgtaaacactgtgaatttgaaaatgtaatgacagtaatgtattttttttagttgcAAAGCATTTGGAGAAACCCGTAataaggagaaaaagaaaacgtcCATTATTTCATGTAAGCATGTAAATCCTGTGCAGCATCACTGAGTCACTCTGAGTAACAATATGGAGTATGACAGGTTGAGAGCCTGCAACTGAGCAGTGGAAGTCTCTTCTCTGCTCTGAGttgtcagattcatctaccaacccttATAAAACTGGCCTATGACCggctcttaattatgctgttgtAGTTTTAGACACAATGAgttcctctctcctgtctcttcTCATCTGCGTGCATCCATATCCCAGAAATGCTTCTCACTAACTTAGTgctggggagcttattccctggagtccttatgtttttcGCACAGttgttttccttggattagggtggcacctaaatcatggttccagctgtcgctgtggtcctgctccgcaccctgctacgccctgtaacgccctgcagtgccctgctaccccatgaactactactatttctagtcgtagttccattatctttattgtgactattattgctaCTGATCAGCACACctccaaccggcaccgtcacaCACCGTCCACCCCTGTCCCTACAAGAAAGTTTTCCTCGCCCCTGAATGCTTGCTCTcaggggaattactggaatggTGGGTCTTAGTTATTTACTGGAGAATGTATTTGTATCtgtttatccatccatctgtgtatgtatctgtgtagtgtcttgagataactcaaTGAATTGCCGTCGAAATACTACAGTAGAAGATTAATATtactacaacaactactactTGTAGGCTAATACTTGACAGTGTTGATCAGTGTTACAGCGATTGTGcaatttcacaacattttggACAATTATTATCACCATATTTGTGTCTAAAACTGTGTCTAGAGCCGATAataaagaagataaaaacatcaaaaatctTAACGACTATAGTCGTTACCTAATTGCAAGAAAAGAGACTCCAAAAAGCAACAACTACATAGTAATTGTAATAACGTTAGTCTTTTGTTTATAGTGGTGTTGCTGTACCAACCTTATGTCGATTTTGCAGGAATTTCTTCGCCTCCTCATGAACTCTCCTCTCCTCCGTCACCTTATCCTGCAGCATCTGAGGGGGAAGGAGATAACAAAAGACTAAGTGTAGATTTGGAACACAagtcttaaaaaatgtatgtgtgctcATTTTAGACCATGCTAAGAAAGCTACGCGTTTGAGTtccaaaaagtatttattaactattAACCAAGTATTAGGTATATAATTAACAAGGTATTAGAGTCATCTGTTgtaactttataataaccatccagacactgtttatagaCGGTTTACAAACTAACTAGTAACCGTTAACAACGTGTTAGGAACATCTGGTCCATCTATCTATGTAATGTTTAAatagatattttaaaaatggtttcataaaggcttacaaacattttttttatcattaccCGATACCTAATATAGTATATGAgggatataatgtgtgtaactgtTAAATTACAGTACTACTAATTTATGAATTATAATTGAATtgcttgttaacagtaaaatgacgGTTTGCTAACAAATGACAATGTAATAAAGAtgaattaactatcaatttaccatctattaatgatggttattataaagtgttaccaaataaagttctaataataaaaaaaaactattccaataaaaaaaatctgtacttttGTTTGAACTACAAATCCAACCCCAAAAAAACTTAACACTAGTAATACACGCCTTTCTGACCACTCGACTGGATTACCGTAATGCACCTTATATGGGGGCTAGTGGGTCCTACCTTGCACAAGCAAGTATGAGCACATTTCACCTATTTTAGCttcactccactggctgcccATCCATTTGAGgattcattttaatattcttttatttgcttttaaagccttgaaCAGGCTTGCCCCACCTTACAtctctgagctgctgcaccCTTACACTCCCAGCCGATCTCAGGTCAGCTGACCAGCTGCTCCTGACGGTGCCTAAAGCTAGGCTTAACCTTAAAGGGGACCAAGTGTTTGCTCCAAAACTTTGGAATGGGCTGCTTCTGTCCCATTTTTAAACTcttcttaaaacccacctcttttctttggcttt
The genomic region above belongs to Etheostoma cragini isolate CJK2018 chromosome 6, CSU_Ecrag_1.0, whole genome shotgun sequence and contains:
- the si:dkey-29h14.10 gene encoding uncharacterized protein si:dkey-29h14.10, which encodes MMDESDPLAPSRFNDSKLKVKEKTPLNQVMTFKASNIQRLVQVVQKVVQKSCRTACQMFCCPLDTLLCEKVTCCPGEPHQPTGDKTTQLALQNPPSTILIVNISNSTLIDCVIGNDAYQSAAAESRPLMQEPERRRHDPARCSCSPGQQGAAQTSAPPPPPPPPPLASAQPRSINIHSSRLNCVIIGNNNYMHAEQILSTEMEVLRV